The DNA segment CAGACAGTGGAGTTGTCAAAGAGTCGACGTGTTTCATGCTATCTGCCGAGAGCAACTGTAGCTTGATAGCTCGATCTGTCAGTTAGCAGCGGTTAGCCGACAAGAGATCTGTTGCCAGGACAACTTCAGACACCAACCTGTTAAAGAGTAAAGGTTTCGACTTTGACATCGCTAAGGTGTATTGTTGACTATGATGTAAATGCTTTTTGTGAATTATTAACAGAAACTGAGAAGTTCAACCAACGGTGGCAACTTTGTTCCCCCGACGTCCTGAACACGGAGGCTGTAGCTAACCATGCATTAAGTATCGTTAGTGAAATTAAAAACCAGCCGGCTCCCCGAGCCAGCTTCGATCGTTCAGTCGAGGGGAAATCTCACACAAGTTATCCAGCAAAAAGACTAAATGTTAAATACCTGAAAGAAGCAGACGACAAAGGGCCACACGGACTTCAGTATCAGCTATGCCTAGATTGTTGACAGATAGCAGCAGACCTGTGTTCCGCTAGCTAGCGAGAACAAGAGCAGCTTACCGGTACGagcttttcagaataaaatagtATAAAACTACAACAGATGTTAGCGAACGAGATTCAgcataatgttttcttttgtatgacatgcattaaatattttgaggggttttttttttgttgcctccGTGTCTATCACGAATTTATATAgtctttaaaacagaaacagtagtGTTATCTTTCATTGCCACATTAATGGTTGTAGGCTCAAAGCCTGCCTGAAGAAACTCGTTTTGCTATTTTAATTCCTGCTTTggctgttgcttttttttttatttatgtattattagtAGTGGTGGTAGTAGCGCTAACAGTAGCAATATTCGTATTTTTGATTAAGTccgattttattttgaaggctaAAACGGCATGACGTTCAAATTGACATTGACGTCACCAAAACAGAAATAGTCgcaattaaattattaaaataaaaaagcactcCTGTGCACTTAATTGTGTGCTATCGTATAATGTTAAAGCTGCGTTTATtcccacagtgtgtgttacgTTAATTAATAGAACAACTACAataataaaactacatttcTGATGGTAAATGGCGCTGTTGTCGGGCACGCCCACTCCTGTCCGTCCTCGAGCTTGGTCTCGTGATAGCTCCCAGATACCGTAGTCAGCTGTTAGCACGTAGCACCTCCAACTtctcgtttaaaaaaaaacaaaaagtcatgtTATTCACCTAGAAAACATTTGCGAAATAATCTCAGCGAACATTAAAGATGTTGTCTCGTCTACTGAAGGAGCACCAGGCGAAGcaaaatgagagaaaggagCTGCAAGGTAAGCAGCTGTCTGTCgtgctaacagaagctaaaaacaaagcagagtgAGTTTTACAGAGGTCAGCCAGAGTATTGTTGatttgtctgaatgtgtttttttaactttgcacAGAGAGACGCAGGCGTGAGGCTATCTCTGCAGCCACCTGTCTGACAGAAGCCCTGGTGGACCACCTCAATGTTGGGTATGAAAATCCAGCTTCCCCCCTCTGAGGTTTAGCGGACGCCCTGTTGTTGTTCAGTTTAATTAGTATAGTATTGTgaagaaattgctgaagtcaaaggtcaatggtgaggtcaggagggaagaaagtgttcaggagcctctgatgtcttatgctgtattatttattgttgcttggccaaggagaattagagacactctcaaagttcatcagaagtgcctgagtcggtctcacattctgccaaactcatgctgatggtcagactttaaacccctacagataacacacaaatactatacgcctagaattagtcaaagagaatgtctttacccatgcaggtgttattgtcagcacattctcgtctggagacacagatgtttatgcagattggatCATCAACGACAAGCTAtttattatgactaggaaggcagcaataggtctcttcgaccctggccaccacagtgttgagatagactggcatctactgttcccaaccaaagccaaacaactaatactgctgaggacctcaaggcccccacgtgacctcgtgtaacctaaggatagaaaattccataacaagtAGGTGAggaatagacctttttcacagcagctgttgttgccaatgatactaattagatcacagagtcagggtgctgctgtggtgcatgttgactcaagtctctgctgcaataaatggaccTGAACCTTAATTCGtctcattggaaacacctgcctTGACCCTACTAATTATTTCATGTcacagtgtgtgctgtgaaaagGGTCTGTTGGTCATTGGATGTGTAGTCATCTTCACTAAGTAGAGTTATGTCCCAGTAAAAGGTATACTTCACATAAATCTAAAAGATTCATGTCCAAAACCTTTGCCACCCGGCTCTCAGACATACAAATCTGCACAGAAGACAAAAGACTAATTGATTATTTGACTACATTTGAATTACATCAGTAATTAGGGCTGTCTGTAACTTTTCTGATTCTAGGTATAAttaaagaaatgtcagaaaatagtaaaaattttcatagaaacaaaatgattttggGGTCATTCTGGTTCTCTGCTATCAATTTTGAGAAGTGTGcttgtcttgtgtgtttaaTTGCCTTGTTGTGAACCGTCAGTTGAGGATTTATAATCAATTTATTCTTTTTCCAATTTCTTTTTGCTTTGCAACTCTCTTTAGCTGTTTAGTTTTCTCATTTCTCCACAGAGGTATTAATCTTTTACAGCCACTTTGTCGATGGTTGACCTTAGTTTGCGATGTCTTCAGCTAGCTTGTTATCTGATGATAAGTAAAGTACAGAGCAAATTCTAATTTTGTTTGTCCAGTGACAATGGTGTGGACAATGGAGCATTTACTCCTGGTACAGTGCACGTGCTAAATGATTCTTATGCATTATGAAAGTCACAGGTGATGTTTATTAAAGCCTGACTAGTTACCATGATTCCCTAAAAGATTCAGTCAAGCTGACTTCCTTATGTTTCCCACCACCAACGCCTCTTTCTGAACAAATAGACTAAATCAATCCATTCTTTGTAGAGTAGAATTGGCCTAATGCGAGACACAACCACAAATAagaattttttaaagattattaaCATTGTGAAAGTTGTGATGAAACAAGACAATCAGCTTAAAGAACAAGACTGGAATGTAACTACCATTGCTTATTGTGCTGTTCCTTTTATAGAAAGGATTATGGCTAAAATCCTTTAGTGACTTGGTAAGATTTAGTCTTAGTTAGTTTGagtaatactgtatgttttcactAGTAAGTCTTACATGTCACAGGGGAATGTGCTTGATTTTCATGTATTAACTATATTTTAGCACTTTACaaagttgttttctgtttttattttagagttGCTCAGGCATACGTAAACCAGCGCAAGCTTGATCACGAGGTGAAGACTCTCCAAGTGCAGGCGAGCCAATTCTCCAAACAAACTGCTCAGTGGATCAGTATGGTGGAGGGTTTCAATCAGGCCCTGAAGGTAGGACACACTGTATCAGCAAGAAATGAATCTAAAAACGAGGTTGTTCTGTCATGTAATTTGCTTATACAATATCAACTTTATTTaaccatttacattttataagcCCTCAGCTGTCAGATTAATTAGTGCTCTTTTTATTGTACTATATATGCCTGAAGTCAGTTTACTTGCCTCTatacaaatcattttaattcttACTTGCGAAACTTGACATGTCTGAAAAACAGGCGGCAAACTGCACAACACATAGCTGAAGTTTCACCCACATTCTTTAATGCTACCCAACTAAACTTTTTTTCCACTGTCACCATTTCTTGTGAGGTACAACTCTTCTTTAGTCACTTCAATTATCAGCTTAAAAATACTATATCTTTTTTACCATTGCTCAATCAGGCAAGTGATTTGCTAGATTTACTTGGCTGTCATGGCAGTTTACTCTCCTCAAGCAATAAGGCAATCCTTACTGTGGGTCCACTAAAAGCAGATTAGTTTCATTCAAGGGCCTTCACACAGGTCTTAGGACTTAGATCTGTGTGGATTTGACAGGTGGTAAAAGTAATTCATAAAAGAGTTACCACTCCCCCTGCAATTTACTCATCTTTACAGGGTGAAAGAATGCCAGGCAACGTTTAAAGCTTTATATTAGTAAACGTACACTGTGGTGATACTAATTCTCCACTGTATTTTAAACAGGAAATTGGGGATGTGGAGAACTGGGCCCGCAGTATTGAGATGGACATGAGAACGATTGCCACAGCTCTAGAGTACGTGCACAAGGGTCAACTTCAATCTGCTTCCTCATAAAGTTCATGGTGGGATGTTTGCAGTTGAGACTAAAGACACTGGGACTCCTATCAGCAAAGATGCAAGCAGCAATGACTTGGCTCATCTGCATGCCTCTCTGAGCAGGCTAATGCTGATGGCTACTTTGAGAAGACAATTAATTTAATGCTTAAGTTGTTAAGCTGGagtgtaaaatgaaatgtgtccaACGTCTGTTTAGTAGTGACTACATAACATTTCAGTAATTTAATTactgagtaaaaaaaatgagaagtcggtatgtttttatttcttttcttgtttttgtttttttttcttgggaggCGTTACATGTAACAAGTTAGTTCACTTGCTTGTAATAGTTTTAAGAGCCACCTGTCTTCTTGTTTGTAATGTCtcctaaaatgatttttttagaAAGGCTTCACTGTACGCCTGTGCACAGTGATGACTACCGTTTTTGCCAGACAACTTGACTTGAAATGTTGTTGCCATTCAGTGATGTAACATTGTTTATAATAGTTAAAACACAGactggtgttttgtttttgtttttttaaatatacacatgGTTTCATAATGGCTattatctgaaaataaataaataaattcatatgAAGAACCTCATTTGGAAAAATTAAGGAATACAcagaaaacctttttgtttgtaAATGACTTCTGGGTCAAGGATTGTCTTTTGGCCAATGGCTTAATAATGACTCATTTGTACAGAAAGACCAGGTGACAAAAATTATAACAGACATTCAAGATCTTATCATGTGGGAACAAAGTTTTGCAACAGAACTACTAGTAAGCCACTAAATACAATAACTGGATAAGTATGTGCCTGGCTGTGGTGATTGGACAATTAATGGAATGTGTGACGTGAAGCAAAGTTATGTCACAATGCACGAGCCTGTTTAGTGCAGTAATATAATTGCAGGCGTGTTTGGTAAACAATAACTGCATACTATTATGGTAGAAACCAGCTCATAATACACTTTATCCTCCAGTTTGCACTTCATGTGGAATAGAAATGTCTCTTGTCCCCGTAACCATAAATCTTCGCTGTAAAACTATGTGTAAGCCAACATTTTGACAGAAACGTCCTGAAGGCAACTTTAAGGTTTTTCATGGAGGAAATGATTGTGAAGCAATTCATTTTTATGCTAGATATTTTTCATTATACCACAATACAGCCAACTTTACAATGGCCACTTGTTTACTGTCAACATCAGCAGTATGAGCTGATTAGTTTCAAGGCAAATGTTACACAGTACACTGCATATATTGTGTATGCTCAAAAAACTACATACAATGAGATTATGCACATGTTTTTGAGGTGCTCCAGGCTTTAACGTGAGATTATTATAAAATTGTTTTAACACCCTTAAAACATAAAGTCTATTGTGCCTGTATACTCCGGGAACCAGCAGgtactgaaaaagaaaaggaatagTCAAGACTTCTTGTCTGGTACGTAAAAAAACCTGACATGATTTGAACGTTGATCATGTACTGTATGGTACATACTGTAAGGTATGATTATGTTTGATATTCAAGTTCACATTGTGTACAGAAAATTTTCTACGTATTCTGTAATTCCCAccccttttttaaagattaGGGATTACCAATGGCGGACTTGTCTTAAGGGATAAACAACAGGGATAAAGCTTCTCTCTGACCAGCCTCCGTGAGTTAACACAGAAGAATACCTAGAAAGGGAAAGGGAAGAGGACAGATAAGTTGTGTGGATCCATCACTTCTCAAAACGAGGAAAACGGTAggaaaatatagattttataaAATTATCTGTCTCGCCACTGAATTACAATTATTACTTCAACCTCCAATATGAGTAATGCTCATagttttctgctgtgaatttctGCTATGTGTAAATGAATCCACATAATTAGTTTTACCTGATCAATATTATTTGAGGTATTCTCTGTATATATCAactatatttaattaattttatttattttattaaatttacaGCAACAATAGGGTTTTGTATCTGATTTAAGTTTGCAGACAATGTTAATATCACAGATAACATGACCGATcaaaatatctttttcttttgtttttcatgctaATAAGCCAGATGACTAATTGGTTTTCAGCAACGAGAAGCTTAAGCAGCTCTGTCACAGGCATTAAAGTTATGCTTCAAAACAATGCCCCCTTCACTCCTTGGGTCTCCCTCCCTCACAAAtgcctttctttcttctataAGAGTATTATCCAAATATTTCTCATGTGCCCAGAGCAGTTCTCTATAGAAAGCATGTCTACTAAGGCTCTCAGTAAACAAACTCATTGTATCcaagtgaaatgaaatcatgtAGGGATTTGGTCATTTTAGTGCCTGAATATCAGATTTGGCAGTTTGCACATGTCAATACCTAGTAACatttgtttaacatgttttttcagCTAGCATCAAGTCCTCCACGTGACTAAATACCCATTTCTAATCTTAGAAGCAGCATGGACACACAGTTTTTCTACGACTTTTTAGGGTAAGAAATCATGCTACTCTAAATCTTTGGCCATAATTTAGTAGCTGTAGTCTAAGCCTTAACCTCCAGTCTTACAGAATACTTTCTAAACCTCGAATCTCTGCCTTCCTCTTGTCAGAACTTCTCCCCTCTGTTCTCTTTCAGGGAAAATGCTTGGCTGTACATCAGTGGTACCTTAGTGGTGTTGTGGTTCATCGTGTGGCTGTATAGAGACAGCCTGGAGATTGAGGACATTAGTAACAAATATGTCTTTGTGACCGGGTGCGACTCAGGGTTTGGAAACCTGCTGTGTAAGAAGCTTGATCGTAAAGGTTTCCGTGTACTGGCTGGCTGTCTCACAGAAAAGGGAGCTGATGACCTGAAGAGGGTAGCGGGGCCTTATTTGAAGACTGTCCTGTTGGATGTGACCAGTCAGGATAGCATCGAAAATGCCATGGAGTGGACCAAGAAGGAGGTCGGCGATAAGGGTGAGAGATGATGTTGCATTATTTGAAAAGAAGATGACAAGGCAGATCTCTAACACAAAATATACATTGCATTACCTTCATAGGGCTTTGGGGTATTGTGAACAACGCTGGACGCTCATTACCCATGGGTCCATCAGAGTGGATGAGAGTGGAGGATTTCCACAGCACACTTAAAGTTAACATGAATGGAGTGATTGCCATGACGATGACCTTTCTGCCCCTCGTCAAAAAGGCTCATGGCCGCATTGTGAATGTAGCATCTGTGCTGGGCAGGGTAGCTGCAAATGGAGGTGGATACTGCATCTCCAAGTTTGCAGTGGAGTCTTTCTCTGACTGCCTCAGGTAAGACTTACACAGCCTCAACAGCTTTAAATAAGAGCATATTTTATGGAGCCAGCTAGTCTTTTTCTCTTAAATAGCTATTGATAATCTTCAGCGTCCCATGAGGGAGATTTGTTTTGCAGACAGGGATTTATATTGAACATTTTCCGTATATAAAAGAGAAACAGTAACACATTTATCTGCCTCAGCATATGTCATGCAGACGGATACTGGCTGGTGAGAGCAGACACAGAAGAATGTCCTTCTCCCTGTTATTCAATGATTTAACTTAGCTGTACTTACCTTATACACATAACCTTACTGCTGTATATTTGtctatttctctgttttcaggAGAGATATACACTACTTTGGAATCAATGTGTGTATTATTGAGCCCGGGTTTTTCAAGACTGCGGTGACAAGCCTCGATCCCCTCGAGAGGGAGCTGCACCGCCTGTGGAACCAGCTCAGCCCAGAAGTACAAGCCAGCTATGGAGACAAGTATCTTGATAAGTGTAAGTGGACAGCTAATCACTTCATTGGTTTATCtctgtttcatttatgtttttgattttgatctCACAATCTCAATCCGAATTTAATTTCTAATGAAATATGTCACCTACATGACAATGAATGCCAAAATCTGGAAAGCATTCATGTTTTCCTGTATTACATAAAAATCACATTCCTCCAAATAAGCTGCTCTGCTACTtctttaatatactgtatatgaattaGGAAATACATAATATTAAggacacaaaatgtcaaaatgcaaGTTCATTATAgcttatatatcttatatatttataaaatatcataaatcTCACTCAATATACATGCAAGTACTTAATATCTTTTAACTGATTCTAATTTTCAGACATCAAGGTACAGCGCTTGATCATGAATGCTGTCTGTGACACTGACCTTACCAAGGTGACCAGCTGCATGGAGCACGCTCTGACTGCGGCCTACCCACGCACCAGATACAGTGCTGGCTGGGATGCCAAGTTTCTCTGGATCCCCCTCTCTTACATGCCTTCCTGCGTGGTTGATATTGGGCTGTGGCTTGTGCTGCCTCGTCCTTCAAAGAGCGTGTAATGACTTTGAGAATATTTCTTCCAAGTTAGCAGctcttttgtgtcattttgatgCAGTACAGAGgttgaaataatttttttttgcctttcgAAATACCCATATTCCTTATCTACATCAGCCAAGCAATGATCTCATGTTgcagttattatatttatatgtgcatAATCTGCAATGTAAAAGTTTGCTTgctacaataataaaatattaataataaaaaaagaatgagaCTGTATTATACACTTTTCTGttgaattttttattatttgttaacACTATGCTGTGCCTTTTGAAACTCCTGCGATCGTCCCTTGATTTGGATACTGTTAACCATCAGAGGTTAAATAATCAGGATTTTACTATCAAGAAACTGTTTCTCGAAAGCAAAAAAGATCAGCTTATTGTGGacacaaattaaagaaatacaatgaaaatatgtataatatataactaTCCACAATTACAACAATGTGTAGCCACATGATGATGGTTTCTGAATATCCTTGTGTAATGTGAACAAAGATGTATAAAAAATTTTACACATCGGTGactttcatgttttgattttagtGCGAGGGGTGAGGCTGACTTAACTAAAATTTAAAATCTCCTAATAAAGTGGAGTGGCATGACGTTAatgattttgatgttttgttgttattttcataCTCACGTTTAAGTACGTCCTTCACCCTTATTAGGATCAGTCTGCCTGCTTGACATCAGTTTATTTGCTGAAACTGAAATTTTACCATTTGGTTTCTATTCTCTAAAAAGCATAATAACGTAGTGTTTGTCTATGAAAAACCAAGTATATCACAAAGGTTTCATACAAGCATGTAAATCATCTGTGTAACATCTGAATTCGTCATGTCTTTAGTATTTTATGGTGTGCACTTACATTCAATGTGCTTTTATTCGTCTTGATAACTTTCTTTGTTGCTTAGCGAGTTCATTAAAGCTATCAGTGCAATTAATTATAACTTAAACAACAGAACCTGTACTGAACAGGTTCACCGGGTgataatgaatataataataaaccaaGAAGCTGACTGGCTGATCCTGTGTTGTTACACAATAGGTCAAAGACTATGTCATACTTTAAAGAGTGAGTGACAGAAGTGAGCTTATGTTATAATTTTATCAGATCTAAGTACTGTTCAATACTCTGATACTGTCTAATTCTGAATTCTAAGTCCACAAAaggttatatttatatttatatatacagacacCATATAGCCCTCGTGGCAGCTCTTTGTTTCCCAAAACACGTTTAACTCCTGATTGGCTACTTTCTCTGTCAGTCAAGTGACAGCTGCACAGACACGAGGGGGCGTGCCTGTTATTTATGACCGAGACCTCCTGCTGCTTTCAAGtacccttttttaaaaacaaactaaatcacCTACAGCTCATTGCACTTGTTTTGTCATTACCATATCATTGTGtgtccagttttatttttaaagtaaagtagTGCAGAGCTATTGTATGTATATTAGAGCACATGAAGGGGGTTAATCACAAGGTAAGGATAATAAGATGAGTCAAAATTCCCGACTACTCCTGAAGGCAACAAAACTTTCCCTCTTATCATTAGAAAGTCAGTGACCCCACAGAGGAGGACGTAACGTTAAGAAGACCAGCCGGTATCCACTGTACACCCGAGTGTCAGAGCCGGTTTGTGGCTGGAGTTTGTTTGCAGCCATGAACTGTCTGAGAGCGCTGCGTCTGTCAAACTCCGTAAAACTGATCGTGAGAAATAAAGACGCGCTGAAGAAGGATTTCATCATCCAGCCAGCATGTTGTCTGAGCACAAAATCAACAGCGGCATCCCTGCTCAGACCGCCTACGCACTTGGATCCTTTCCATTTGAAAATGtgagttgtttgtgtgtgatgaacATATGTGGGTGTCAACATCTACACACTCCACCTGTTCGTATTGTTAACACATATTAGATTATTTACtggaaataaaagtataaataccacactgtggaaaaaaagttattaaatgTTAACTaaacagtcctgcaataaaaatataatgagAAAATGCATGTTAGATCATTTTGGATCAATCATATAGAAGATGGAATATTGTTTAATCTATGACAAATGTATGAGTAAGTATGATATTTCGATCTGAAATATAGAGGAGTAAAAGTTACTAAGTTACAGCCAAACActgtatttcaaaatatatgaatagttttactgtatattatggGCAAGTGATGCACAGAGTAATTATGTAAACACCCAATGAAGGGGAATTCAGCTCGGATTTCACAGTTAGTGCTATAAATGTGATCACATCAGGCAAAATGTGCAATGAGGCAATCAGCAGTTTGATGTGAGGGTGAAAGAAACACGAGACATTAGAGTTAGTGCTgcaaatcataaaacatgtaCAAAACGAATACAGTCATACAATGCAAGTCATGTAtctgaagtttgttttgttgtaaagtAACTTGATTAGAATTTTTCAGACTGCTATGTCTGTAAGTGAATAATACACAAAGACTCGTCACTTCATCAGGAATGTCCATTCAAAGTCTCCCAGCTCTGGAGTGGAGGACATGCTCTTCTACACCATCACAGAGGGCAAAGAGCAAGTCCCCATTTCATACTTTACCTCAGTAAGCATCTAAAGAAACACCCACCAATCACAAAACACCTaactatttatctatctatctatgtatatatatatatatatatatgtatatatatatatatagatagatattatagagagatatatattatataaatatatatatatatatatacatttgtaTAGGTATTATGTTTTCATCTGGTCCATTGTTGGTTGCAGGCACTGAAGAAAACTGGCCTTCACCCATCAGACCCTCGTCTAAAGGACTGCATGGAGAAGCTTCGACAGGCTGTGAAGGAATCTGTTGGCGAGGTCATGATGGACAGAGACCTTTTCCACAGGTGAGGCAGTGGAGGAGATGGACAAGTGGTTAATCATAAACTAATAGACAACAACAGTAAGACAGCATACTGTGATCATcctgtttccattttatttggAAATATACATTTGCTTTGCATCACCACAAACCATATTCTGCTATGTATCATTCTATAGGTGATCCACGGTCGGTATCTCAGGAGGTTTACTGCCTCTTTGAGTACAATGTGCAGCACCTGGCAATCAGTTCAGTTATGTCTTCAACCAgaaggc comes from the Larimichthys crocea isolate SSNF chromosome VI, L_crocea_2.0, whole genome shotgun sequence genome and includes:
- the bloc1s1 gene encoding biogenesis of lysosome-related organelles complex 1 subunit 1, which translates into the protein MLSRLLKEHQAKQNERKELQERRRREAISAATCLTEALVDHLNVGVAQAYVNQRKLDHEVKTLQVQASQFSKQTAQWISMVEGFNQALKEIGDVENWARSIEMDMRTIATALEYVHKGQLQSASS
- the rdh5 gene encoding retinol dehydrogenase 5, with amino-acid sequence MDTQFFYDFLGENAWLYISGTLVVLWFIVWLYRDSLEIEDISNKYVFVTGCDSGFGNLLCKKLDRKGFRVLAGCLTEKGADDLKRVAGPYLKTVLLDVTSQDSIENAMEWTKKEVGDKGLWGIVNNAGRSLPMGPSEWMRVEDFHSTLKVNMNGVIAMTMTFLPLVKKAHGRIVNVASVLGRVAANGGGYCISKFAVESFSDCLRRDIHYFGINVCIIEPGFFKTAVTSLDPLERELHRLWNQLSPEVQASYGDKYLDKYIKVQRLIMNAVCDTDLTKVTSCMEHALTAAYPRTRYSAGWDAKFLWIPLSYMPSCVVDIGLWLVLPRPSKSV